From Oscillospiraceae bacterium CM, a single genomic window includes:
- a CDS encoding XTP/dITP diphosphatase: MTFVLASNNQGKLSEMTAILSSCGISVISLAQAGIFQDVEETGQTFYENAFLKANAAMKATNQPAIADDSGLVVEALNGAPGVYSKRYGGAKNDDERNKLLLKNMNGVEHRGAKFVSSIVCAFPNGNTIAAEGVCEGEILTAPRGGGGFGYDPVFLVRGLGRSMAELTPDEKNSISHRGQAMRLFSDRLRNYLTKTGEKI; this comes from the coding sequence ATGACGTTTGTGCTCGCCAGCAACAATCAGGGCAAGCTCAGCGAGATGACGGCTATCTTGTCAAGCTGTGGCATTTCCGTTATCTCCCTCGCGCAGGCCGGTATTTTTCAAGACGTTGAGGAAACGGGGCAGACGTTTTATGAAAACGCGTTTTTAAAAGCAAACGCTGCGATGAAAGCAACGAACCAGCCCGCCATTGCCGATGATTCCGGCCTTGTTGTCGAGGCGCTGAACGGCGCGCCCGGCGTCTACTCAAAGCGGTACGGCGGGGCAAAAAACGATGATGAGCGCAATAAACTTCTGCTTAAAAACATGAACGGCGTGGAACATCGCGGCGCAAAATTCGTCTCATCAATTGTCTGTGCCTTCCCAAACGGTAACACCATTGCCGCCGAGGGCGTCTGCGAGGGTGAGATTTTAACGGCGCCGCGCGGTGGGGGCGGCTTCGGCTATGACCCTGTCTTTTTGGTGCGGGGACTCGGCCGCAGTATGGCGGAATTAACGCCGGACGAGAAAAACAGCATATCCCACCGTGGACAGGCCATGCGGCTTTTTAGCGACAGGCTCCGCAATTATTTGACGAAAACAGGGGAGAAGATATGA
- a CDS encoding YhbY family RNA-binding protein produces MINSRQRAYLRGLANPIETILQVGKGGITDNVIKQASDALCARELIKGRVLENSGMTAREACDALAERCRAEPVSVIGSRFVLYKENHDIPKEKRIRLIK; encoded by the coding sequence ATGATAAACAGCAGGCAGAGAGCCTATTTAAGAGGTCTTGCCAATCCGATTGAGACGATTTTGCAGGTCGGAAAAGGCGGGATAACAGATAACGTCATCAAGCAGGCGTCGGACGCGCTCTGCGCCCGCGAGCTGATCAAAGGCCGCGTTCTCGAAAATTCGGGTATGACGGCCCGAGAAGCGTGTGACGCGCTCGCCGAGCGCTGCCGCGCCGAGCCCGTTTCGGTCATCGGCTCGCGCTTCGTGCTCTATAAAGAAAACCACGACATACCGAAAGAAAAGAGAATCAGACTGATAAAGTGA
- the nadD gene encoding nicotinate (nicotinamide) nucleotide adenylyltransferase: MRLGIFGGTFNPPHLGHIKAASDAAMQLALDRLLIIPAGTPPHKDLPHGTPTAAMRLEMARLSFGGLDSAEVSDIELRQDGVSYTAETVTKLKAHYPGDALFLLMGTDMFLTLEGWKDPEKLLRAVTPAVFSRCAGDTEKIDACAGRLAQKYQVDTQIVQNKALDISSTTLRQALKNRGGVTWLEDKTYAYIIKNKLYGARADFNWLRERAFSMMKPKRIPHTVGCEFEAVKLARRWGENENDAREAAILHDITKYLDLQAQLHLCEKYDIMIDTVERAEVKLLHAKTGAAIAYSDFGAPENVKDAIFWHTTGRADMSLLEKIIYIADYIEPTRDFDGVDDLRALAYDDLDKAVLKGLEMSIDDMRRRGIIPHQRTQEAVDSFRAFVLHNERD, translated from the coding sequence TTGAGACTGGGGATTTTCGGAGGCACCTTTAATCCGCCCCATCTGGGTCATATCAAAGCGGCGTCTGACGCCGCTATGCAGCTGGCGCTCGACAGGCTTCTCATCATCCCCGCGGGAACGCCGCCGCACAAAGACCTGCCGCATGGGACGCCGACGGCGGCGATGCGGCTTGAGATGGCGCGTTTGTCGTTTGGCGGGCTTGATAGCGCCGAGGTCTCCGATATTGAGCTCCGGCAAGACGGCGTCAGCTATACTGCCGAGACGGTTACAAAGCTTAAAGCGCACTATCCCGGCGATGCGCTTTTTCTCTTAATGGGTACCGACATGTTTCTAACACTGGAGGGCTGGAAGGATCCGGAGAAGCTGCTTCGGGCCGTCACACCGGCCGTATTCTCCCGGTGCGCCGGTGATACGGAAAAAATTGACGCATGCGCCGGTCGGCTTGCTCAAAAATATCAAGTCGACACGCAGATTGTTCAAAACAAGGCACTCGATATCTCCTCTACAACCCTGAGGCAGGCGCTTAAAAACCGCGGTGGCGTGACATGGCTTGAAGACAAAACGTATGCGTATATTATTAAAAATAAGCTCTACGGCGCACGGGCCGATTTTAACTGGCTGCGGGAGCGCGCCTTTTCGATGATGAAGCCCAAACGCATTCCGCACACAGTGGGCTGCGAATTCGAGGCCGTCAAGCTGGCCCGCCGTTGGGGCGAAAACGAAAATGACGCGCGCGAAGCGGCGATTCTGCACGATATTACGAAGTATCTCGACCTGCAGGCTCAGTTGCACTTGTGTGAAAAATATGATATTATGATCGACACTGTCGAGCGGGCGGAGGTCAAGCTGTTGCATGCAAAAACGGGCGCAGCAATTGCTTATTCCGATTTCGGAGCCCCCGAGAACGTCAAAGACGCCATTTTCTGGCACACGACCGGCAGGGCTGACATGAGTCTTTTGGAAAAAATCATTTACATCGCCGACTATATCGAGCCGACGCGGGACTTTGACGGGGTGGACGACTTGCGGGCGCTTGCCTATGACGACCTTGACAAAGCCGTGCTGAAGGGTCTTGAGATGAGCATCGACGATATGCGCCGCCGCGGGATCATCCCGCACCAGCGGACGCAGGAGGCTGTAGACAGCTTTCGGGCGTTCGTTCTGCACAATGAAAGGGACTAG
- a CDS encoding LCP family protein yields the protein MKLSGNKRNGRYLKKTSAQTPRVSGQRYEAPPEPGAQKALRKKKKRRRAARILIAVLLILITLTSVVYGYIRLNVKAPVVSLVKKPNSATTDGSAPNVSSGRKANQYTFAILGVSGGNTDTIMVANFDADTHKLNVVSIPRDTLVNVSWSVKKANSLYPHGGVDGVINGLTDLLGFQVDFYMLIDTEAFRELVDAVGGIDFDVPKDMKYNDPEQNLHINLKAGMQHLDGDTAEQLVRCRSVYPNADIGRISTQHDFLMAAAEQVIQKQNQLNLTELINIFLKYVQTDLKSGNLLWFAKEFYKTDIKNVEFSTLPANDYDSINNSSYVTIYVDEWLQLINEKLNPFTEDIKESELNILTRNASGALYSTSGVYAGNASWGGSAKTSTTTSPSTSPSTSPKTSTSPKTSTSPSTSPKTSTSPKTSTSPSTSPKTSTSPAGTSPTT from the coding sequence ATGAAATTATCCGGCAATAAAAGAAACGGCCGCTACTTGAAGAAAACGTCGGCGCAGACGCCGCGCGTCAGCGGGCAAAGATATGAAGCGCCCCCGGAGCCCGGGGCCCAAAAAGCCCTCAGGAAGAAAAAGAAGCGGCGAAGAGCCGCGCGCATCCTGATCGCTGTTTTGTTGATTCTCATCACACTTACCTCTGTCGTTTACGGCTATATTCGCCTCAACGTGAAAGCGCCAGTAGTCAGTTTGGTTAAAAAGCCAAACAGCGCGACGACGGACGGCTCGGCGCCCAACGTCTCCAGCGGCAGAAAGGCCAATCAGTATACATTTGCCATCCTCGGCGTCAGCGGCGGCAATACCGACACGATTATGGTCGCCAATTTTGATGCCGACACGCATAAGCTCAATGTTGTCAGCATCCCGCGTGATACGCTCGTCAATGTCTCGTGGTCTGTCAAAAAGGCAAATTCACTGTACCCGCACGGCGGGGTTGACGGTGTTATCAACGGCTTGACGGATCTTTTAGGCTTCCAGGTAGATTTTTATATGCTGATTGATACGGAGGCATTCCGCGAGCTAGTCGACGCCGTCGGCGGCATCGATTTCGACGTGCCGAAGGATATGAAATATAACGACCCCGAGCAGAACCTGCATATTAACTTAAAAGCCGGCATGCAGCATTTAGACGGTGATACGGCCGAGCAGCTCGTCCGCTGCCGCAGTGTCTATCCGAATGCCGACATCGGCCGTATCTCGACGCAGCATGACTTTTTGATGGCGGCTGCCGAGCAGGTAATCCAGAAGCAAAATCAGCTCAACCTGACGGAGCTCATCAACATTTTCCTCAAATACGTGCAGACGGATTTGAAATCCGGCAATCTTCTGTGGTTTGCCAAGGAATTTTACAAGACGGATATCAAAAATGTTGAGTTTTCAACGCTGCCCGCCAATGATTACGACTCGATCAACAATTCGTCATACGTCACAATTTACGTTGACGAATGGCTCCAGCTTATTAACGAAAAACTCAACCCGTTTACTGAAGATATCAAGGAAAGTGAACTGAACATTCTAACGCGCAACGCGTCGGGCGCGCTCTATTCCACGAGCGGCGTGTACGCCGGGAACGCAAGCTGGGGCGGCAGCGCCAAAACGAGCACGACGACATCGCCGAGCACGAGCCCGAGCACCAGCCCAAAGACGAGTACAAGTCCGAAGACGAGCACGAGTCCAAGTACCAGCCCGAAAACGAGCACAAGTCCGAAGACGAGTACAAGCCCCAGCACAAGTCCGAAGACGAGCACGAGCCCGGCCGGGACATCCCCCACAACATAA
- the rsfS gene encoding ribosome silencing factor, with amino-acid sequence MTSLELAELAVRVLDSKKAKDIKVLETRDVTVLADYFILCTASSTTQIKTLADEVDKALSEKGDHPLRTEGYRGGGWVLVDFGAVVVHIFLKDIREFYSLERLWRDAREIDISAWTTPDETEKGLV; translated from the coding sequence CTGACATCTTTGGAGCTTGCAGAGCTTGCCGTCCGTGTGCTGGACAGTAAAAAGGCCAAGGACATCAAGGTGCTTGAGACACGGGACGTTACCGTGTTGGCAGATTATTTTATCCTCTGCACGGCGAGCTCCACAACACAGATCAAAACGCTGGCCGACGAGGTTGATAAGGCCCTGTCCGAGAAGGGCGACCACCCGCTTCGGACGGAGGGCTATCGTGGCGGTGGGTGGGTGCTCGTCGACTTTGGAGCCGTCGTTGTGCATATCTTTTTAAAAGATATCCGGGAATTTTATTCCCTGGAGCGATTGTGGCGCGACGCTCGAGAGATTGACATCTCAGCGTGGACCACACCGGATGAGACAGAAAAAGGACTGGTTTGA
- a CDS encoding leucine--tRNA ligase, with protein MKYDFARLEKKWQDIWEEKKIYAAADKGDEPKFYGLVEFPYPSGEGLHVGHPRPYTAMDIVTRKRRMQGYNVLFPIGFDAFGLPTENYAIKNKIHPALVTKKNIARFTEQLKMLGYGFDWDRVVDTTDPLYYKWTQWIFLKLFENGLAYKASMPVNWCTSCKCVLANEEVVNGVCERCGADVIRREKSQWMLKITQYAQRLIDDLDDLDYIERVKIQQKNWIGRSTGAEVDFQTTAGDALRVYTTRPDTLFGATYMVVSPEHALVKKWLPTLSNSGDVAAYQDAASKKSDFERTEMAKEKTGVELKGVRAINPVTGGEIPIFISDYVLATYGTGAIMAVPGHDTRDWEFAKKFSLPIIEVVAGGDIEKEAFTDCETGIMVNSGFLNGLPVEEAKIKITAWLADKGLGEKKVNYKLRDWVFSRQRYWGEPIPIVHCEKCGYVALPEAELPLLLPDVENYETTDTGESPLAAMTSWIETMCPKCGGVAHRETDTMPQWAGSSWYFLRYADPHNNASLASKEALDYWTPVDWYNGGMEHTTLHLLYSRFWHKFLFDIGIVPTPEPYAKRTSHGMILGEDGQKMSKSRGNVINPNDIVREFGADTLRLYIMFIGDFEKAAPWSSNAVKGCKRFLDRVWNLSEKKLGGDTSYSEANERVVHRAIKKVGDDIENMKFNTAIATLMALVNDFYEKAPSRGDIKALLALVAPFAPHIAEELWEIQGFGGFAAKAPWPDYDESKTVESEREIAVQVGGKLKSTVKVPQDADDGTVLAAAKADEKIAKLLEGKEIIRTIIVKNKLINLIVK; from the coding sequence ATGAAATACGATTTTGCCCGGCTTGAAAAGAAGTGGCAGGATATATGGGAAGAAAAAAAGATTTACGCGGCGGCGGACAAGGGGGATGAGCCGAAGTTTTACGGGCTTGTCGAATTCCCCTATCCTTCCGGAGAGGGGCTGCACGTCGGCCACCCGCGCCCATATACGGCGATGGATATCGTCACGCGCAAGCGGCGCATGCAGGGTTATAACGTCTTGTTCCCAATCGGGTTTGACGCGTTCGGCCTCCCGACGGAAAACTACGCCATTAAAAACAAAATCCACCCCGCGCTTGTCACAAAAAAGAATATTGCCCGCTTTACCGAGCAGCTTAAAATGCTCGGTTACGGCTTTGATTGGGACCGTGTTGTCGATACGACAGACCCGCTTTATTATAAGTGGACGCAGTGGATCTTTTTAAAGCTTTTTGAAAACGGCCTTGCTTATAAGGCCTCCATGCCGGTCAACTGGTGCACGTCATGCAAGTGTGTCCTCGCGAACGAAGAGGTTGTCAATGGCGTCTGTGAGCGCTGCGGGGCCGATGTCATCCGGCGCGAGAAGAGCCAGTGGATGCTGAAAATCACGCAGTATGCTCAAAGGCTTATTGACGATTTGGACGATCTCGACTATATCGAGCGCGTAAAGATCCAGCAGAAGAACTGGATCGGCCGTTCAACGGGTGCGGAGGTCGATTTCCAGACGACGGCCGGCGATGCGCTGCGTGTATATACAACGCGGCCCGATACGCTTTTTGGGGCAACCTACATGGTCGTCTCACCGGAGCATGCGCTCGTCAAAAAATGGCTGCCAACGCTCTCAAACAGCGGTGACGTCGCAGCCTATCAGGATGCCGCGTCGAAAAAGTCCGACTTTGAACGCACGGAGATGGCCAAGGAGAAGACGGGCGTCGAGCTGAAGGGCGTCCGCGCCATAAACCCCGTCACCGGCGGGGAAATTCCAATTTTCATTTCCGATTACGTCCTGGCGACTTACGGCACCGGCGCCATTATGGCCGTTCCCGGCCACGACACACGCGACTGGGAGTTTGCCAAAAAGTTCTCCCTGCCGATTATTGAGGTTGTCGCGGGCGGCGATATTGAAAAAGAGGCGTTTACCGACTGCGAAACGGGCATCATGGTCAATTCCGGTTTCTTAAACGGCCTGCCGGTCGAGGAGGCCAAGATTAAAATCACGGCGTGGCTGGCGGACAAGGGCCTCGGTGAAAAAAAGGTCAATTACAAGCTGCGCGACTGGGTCTTTTCACGCCAGCGCTACTGGGGTGAGCCGATCCCAATCGTCCATTGCGAGAAATGCGGCTACGTTGCGCTGCCGGAAGCCGAGCTGCCGCTCTTATTGCCGGACGTTGAGAATTACGAAACGACCGACACGGGCGAGAGCCCCCTCGCCGCGATGACGAGCTGGATTGAGACAATGTGCCCCAAATGCGGCGGGGTCGCCCACCGCGAGACAGACACGATGCCCCAATGGGCGGGCTCCAGTTGGTACTTCCTGCGGTACGCCGACCCGCACAATAACGCATCGCTTGCGTCAAAAGAAGCGCTTGACTACTGGACGCCGGTCGACTGGTATAACGGCGGTATGGAGCACACAACGCTCCACCTGCTCTACTCGCGCTTCTGGCACAAATTCCTCTTTGACATTGGCATCGTGCCGACGCCCGAGCCGTATGCCAAGCGGACGAGCCACGGTATGATCCTCGGGGAGGACGGGCAGAAAATGTCCAAGTCCCGCGGCAACGTCATTAATCCCAACGACATCGTCCGCGAATTCGGCGCTGACACGCTGCGCCTGTACATCATGTTCATCGGTGATTTTGAGAAGGCGGCGCCCTGGTCGTCAAACGCCGTCAAGGGCTGCAAGCGCTTTTTGGACCGCGTCTGGAACCTCTCGGAAAAAAAGCTCGGCGGTGACACAAGCTATTCAGAGGCCAACGAGCGGGTTGTTCACCGCGCCATTAAAAAAGTCGGCGACGATATCGAGAACATGAAGTTTAACACCGCCATCGCAACGCTGATGGCGCTTGTGAACGATTTTTATGAAAAAGCGCCGTCCCGCGGCGATATCAAGGCGCTGTTAGCGCTTGTTGCGCCGTTTGCTCCGCATATCGCCGAGGAGCTGTGGGAGATTCAGGGTTTTGGCGGCTTTGCTGCGAAGGCGCCCTGGCCTGATTACGACGAGAGCAAGACCGTCGAGAGCGAGCGGGAGATCGCCGTTCAGGTCGGCGGCAAGCTCAAATCGACTGTCAAAGTCCCGCAGGATGCCGACGACGGCACGGTTTTGGCAGCGGCCAAAGCGGATGAAAAGATCGCAAAACTCCTGGAGGGCAAGGAAATCATCCGGACGATTATTGTCAAAAACAAGCTCATTAACCTCATTGTAAAATAG
- a CDS encoding 30S ribosomal protein S21, translated as MSEVHVKDNESLDSALKRFKRNCAKSGVLSDLRKKEYYQSPSVKRRKKSEAARKNKNKKFYS; from the coding sequence ATGTCGGAAGTCCATGTCAAGGATAATGAATCCCTGGATAGTGCCCTAAAAAGATTTAAGCGCAACTGTGCTAAATCCGGAGTGCTCTCAGATCTCAGAAAAAAAGAGTACTATCAGAGTCCCAGCGTCAAGCGCCGCAAAAAATCGGAAGCGGCCAGAAAAAACAAGAATAAGAAGTTTTACTCATAA
- a CDS encoding helix-turn-helix transcriptional regulator, which translates to MPILTTKIKEYRQKAGLKQEELGEMVGVRRETIFRLEKGLYNPSLKLAMDIANVFGVTVEALFSFKDEN; encoded by the coding sequence GTGCCAATATTGACGACGAAGATTAAAGAGTACCGCCAAAAAGCCGGTCTAAAGCAAGAAGAGCTTGGTGAAATGGTTGGCGTCCGAAGAGAGACAATATTTCGTTTGGAGAAAGGCTTATATAATCCTTCTCTAAAGTTAGCAATGGACATTGCCAACGTATTTGGTGTGACTGTTGAAGCCCTCTTTTCATTTAAAGACGAAAATTAA
- a CDS encoding cytidine deaminase, which yields MKRKDKENYYLDIAETVLERSTCMRRQYGAIIVLNDEIVSTGYNGAPRGRKNCDDLEYCTRESLKIPSGERYELCRSVHAEANAIVSAPRRDIIGATLYLVGLETSTGEYINGTTPCTMCRRLIINAGISKVVCRLRKDAFSVTHVRDWVFNDDSLPAIL from the coding sequence ATGAAACGCAAGGACAAGGAAAATTATTACCTCGATATTGCCGAGACGGTTTTGGAGCGGTCGACATGCATGCGGCGTCAATACGGCGCCATAATCGTCTTGAACGACGAGATAGTATCAACTGGTTATAACGGCGCGCCACGCGGCAGGAAAAACTGCGACGATCTGGAATACTGCACCCGGGAGAGCCTCAAAATCCCCAGCGGTGAGCGCTACGAGCTCTGTCGCAGCGTCCACGCCGAGGCAAACGCCATCGTATCCGCGCCGCGCCGCGATATCATCGGCGCAACGCTGTACCTCGTCGGTCTGGAAACGTCGACAGGGGAATACATTAATGGGACGACACCGTGCACAATGTGCCGTCGGCTCATTATCAACGCCGGGATATCCAAAGTGGTCTGCCGCCTGCGGAAAGACGCTTTTTCCGTCACCCACGTACGTGACTGGGTGTTTAACGACGACTCGCTTCCGGCGATTTTATAA
- a CDS encoding TrpB-like pyridoxal phosphate-dependent enzyme gives MSKIPYRIVLSEEEIPKAWYNVRADMKTDHRPILHPGTLQPVTSADLTPVFCDELVSQELNDKDRFIEIPEEVREYYKMFRPSPLFRAYFLEKALGTPAKIYYKYEGGNTSGSHKLNSALAQAFYAKQQGLKGVTTETGAGQWGTALSMACSYFGLDCKVYMVKISSQQKPYRKAVMETYGASIIPSPSDTTNIGRKMLADNPDSTGSLGTAISEAVEVAVTTEGYRYVLGSVLNQVLLHQSVIGLEAKTAMEKIDEYPDVVIGCAGGGSNLGGLMSAFMADKLAGKTSPRFIAVEPASCPSLTRGKFAYDFCDTGMVTPLAKMYTLGASFIPPSNHAGGLRYHGMSPIISQLYHDGFIDEARAVEQTSVFEAAKLFAKAEGLLPAPESAHAIRVAIDEALKCKETGEAKTILFGLSGTGYFDMTAYMSYNDGTMTDYIPTDEDLKRGFDAIPKLPGIQE, from the coding sequence ATGTCCAAAATTCCCTATCGAATTGTTTTAAGCGAAGAGGAAATTCCGAAGGCGTGGTACAATGTCCGCGCCGATATGAAGACGGACCACCGCCCGATTCTCCATCCCGGCACGCTCCAGCCTGTCACGTCGGCCGACCTGACGCCCGTTTTCTGTGACGAGCTTGTTTCGCAGGAGCTCAATGATAAAGACCGCTTTATCGAAATTCCGGAGGAGGTTCGCGAGTATTATAAAATGTTCCGCCCCTCGCCGCTCTTTCGGGCGTATTTTTTGGAAAAGGCGCTCGGCACACCGGCAAAAATCTATTACAAATATGAGGGCGGCAACACGTCCGGCAGCCATAAGCTCAATTCTGCTCTCGCGCAGGCGTTTTACGCCAAACAGCAGGGCCTCAAGGGCGTGACAACCGAAACGGGTGCCGGCCAATGGGGTACGGCGCTGTCGATGGCGTGCAGCTACTTCGGGCTGGACTGTAAGGTTTACATGGTTAAAATCTCCTCGCAGCAAAAGCCTTACCGCAAGGCTGTTATGGAGACGTACGGCGCTTCCATCATCCCGTCACCATCCGATACGACGAATATTGGCCGTAAAATGCTTGCCGACAATCCCGACTCAACGGGCAGCCTCGGCACAGCTATCAGCGAGGCCGTGGAGGTCGCCGTGACGACAGAGGGGTATCGTTACGTGTTGGGCAGCGTTCTCAATCAGGTGCTGCTGCACCAATCCGTCATCGGCCTGGAGGCGAAGACGGCCATGGAGAAAATTGACGAATATCCCGACGTTGTCATTGGCTGCGCAGGCGGCGGGTCCAACCTTGGCGGCCTGATGTCTGCCTTCATGGCCGATAAGCTCGCAGGCAAAACAAGCCCCCGTTTCATCGCTGTCGAACCGGCCTCCTGCCCGTCCCTGACACGCGGCAAATTTGCCTATGACTTCTGCGATACGGGTATGGTGACGCCCTTAGCCAAGATGTACACGCTCGGCGCGTCCTTCATCCCGCCGTCCAACCACGCCGGGGGCCTGCGCTACCACGGCATGAGCCCCATCATCTCTCAGCTGTATCATGACGGCTTCATCGACGAGGCGCGCGCTGTCGAGCAGACAAGCGTTTTTGAAGCGGCGAAGCTGTTTGCCAAGGCAGAAGGCCTTCTGCCCGCCCCGGAATCGGCCCACGCCATCCGCGTGGCGATTGACGAAGCCCTCAAATGCAAGGAGACAGGCGAAGCCAAAACGATTCTCTTCGGCCTCTCTGGCACCGGCTATTTCGATATGACCGCCTATATGTCGTATAACGACGGTACGATGACGGATTATATCCCAACAGACGAGGACTTAAAGCGCGGCTTTGACGCCATCCCCAAGCTCCCGGGCATTCAGGAATAA
- the rpsF gene encoding 30S ribosomal protein S6, protein MAKTTANYELMYIIDLDKGEEEISAIAEKFKTLIEANGTLNELEEIGKRRLAYPINDKPDGFYVLAKFQSGPEFPAELDRVLKITDGIMRSLITVIGE, encoded by the coding sequence ATGGCAAAAACAACGGCAAATTATGAGCTTATGTACATCATTGACCTAGATAAGGGTGAAGAGGAAATTTCCGCGATCGCGGAAAAATTCAAGACGCTTATCGAGGCCAACGGTACGCTTAATGAGCTCGAAGAAATTGGCAAGCGCAGGCTCGCGTATCCGATCAACGACAAACCGGATGGCTTTTATGTGTTGGCAAAATTTCAATCAGGCCCCGAATTTCCTGCGGAGCTTGACCGCGTCTTAAAGATCACAGACGGCATCATGCGTTCACTCATTACCGTTATCGGCGAATAG
- a CDS encoding single-stranded DNA-binding protein has product MNQVVLMGRLTRDPELRHTQTGTAVSSFSLAVDRGFASKDGGERQTDFIDIVAWRNTAEFVSKYFVKGQMAAVTGRLQIRDWTDKDGNKRRSAEVIADNIYFTDSKKSRENSGFNVPEQKSDFSGGYQTPVTGSDFAELTDDDGDLPF; this is encoded by the coding sequence ATGAACCAAGTCGTTCTCATGGGTAGGCTGACAAGAGATCCTGAGCTCCGGCACACACAGACGGGCACAGCAGTATCGTCGTTCTCGCTGGCTGTCGACAGAGGCTTTGCCTCAAAAGACGGCGGAGAGCGGCAGACGGATTTTATCGACATTGTCGCTTGGCGGAATACGGCGGAGTTTGTCTCCAAGTATTTTGTAAAGGGTCAGATGGCTGCTGTAACCGGGCGGCTTCAGATTCGAGACTGGACGGATAAGGATGGCAATAAGCGCCGCTCGGCGGAGGTTATTGCTGACAATATCTATTTTACCGACAGCAAAAAAAGTAGGGAAAACAGCGGGTTTAACGTGCCTGAGCAAAAAAGCGATTTTTCGGGTGGGTATCAAACGCCCGTCACCGGCTCGGATTTTGCCGAGCTGACGGATGACGACGGTGATCTCCCGTTTTAG
- a CDS encoding 30S ribosomal protein S18 produces MASNERDGRGHGRKRRKVCQFCVDKCQSIDYKDTAKLRRFLSDRSKILPRRTTGVCAQHQRQLMVAIKRARQIALLPYVTE; encoded by the coding sequence TTGGCGAGTAACGAACGAGACGGCAGAGGCCACGGCCGCAAGCGCAGGAAGGTTTGTCAATTCTGCGTGGACAAATGCCAGTCTATTGACTATAAGGATACGGCGAAATTGCGCCGCTTCCTGTCCGACCGCAGCAAAATTCTGCCCCGCAGAACAACAGGCGTCTGCGCGCAGCACCAGCGCCAGCTGATGGTCGCCATCAAGCGCGCCCGTCAGATCGCGCTTTTGCCGTACGTCACGGAATAA
- the ruvC gene encoding crossover junction endodeoxyribonuclease RuvC, with translation MIILGVDPGIATVGFGVIETTGSRQSLIRCGVITTPAGMRLALRLHHIYLDICQLIDTFKPDAIAVEELFFNTNLKTGISVAHGRGVLVLAGEEHQIPMYEYTPLQVKQTVAGYGRAGKKQVMEMVRRLLSMESAPRPDDAADALAIAICHARVAQSLLNLNGGQVCSTI, from the coding sequence ATGATTATTCTTGGTGTTGACCCCGGCATCGCCACCGTTGGCTTCGGCGTCATCGAAACGACTGGCAGCCGCCAGTCACTCATCCGCTGCGGCGTGATTACAACGCCCGCGGGCATGCGCCTGGCGCTGCGCCTGCATCATATATATCTGGACATCTGCCAGCTGATCGATACGTTCAAGCCGGACGCAATCGCCGTTGAGGAGCTGTTTTTCAACACAAACCTGAAAACAGGAATTTCGGTTGCGCACGGGCGCGGCGTTCTCGTTCTGGCGGGCGAAGAGCATCAAATTCCAATGTATGAATACACCCCGCTGCAAGTCAAGCAAACGGTCGCCGGTTACGGCCGCGCCGGAAAAAAGCAGGTCATGGAAATGGTGCGGCGGCTTTTGTCAATGGAATCGGCGCCACGGCCGGACGATGCGGCCGACGCGCTGGCCATCGCCATTTGCCACGCGCGCGTGGCGCAGTCACTGCTCAATCTAAACGGAGGCCAGGTATGTTCTACTATTTAG